Proteins encoded within one genomic window of Chlorobaculum sp. MV4-Y:
- a CDS encoding SRPBCC family protein, with translation MNLHTKTWVQRLPVPIDVAWDFFSQPDNLARITPPEMFLRVDGGSTGKPIYEGMQLSYTLYPFMMIPVRWTTEIMAVSKPDFFEDRQLSGPYELWHHTHRFREIEGGTEMTDIVEYALPFDMLGEVVEALIVGRRLDEVFEYRRRKVAEILGEMQ, from the coding sequence ATGAACCTTCATACCAAAACCTGGGTACAGCGGTTGCCTGTGCCGATAGATGTTGCGTGGGACTTTTTTTCGCAGCCGGACAATCTTGCCCGGATCACTCCGCCGGAGATGTTCCTGCGCGTCGATGGCGGAAGCACCGGAAAACCGATCTACGAAGGGATGCAACTGAGCTACACGCTCTATCCTTTCATGATGATTCCCGTCCGGTGGACGACTGAAATCATGGCGGTCTCGAAGCCCGATTTTTTCGAGGATCGCCAGCTTTCGGGGCCATACGAGCTGTGGCATCACACGCACCGGTTCCGCGAAATCGAGGGCGGCACGGAGATGACCGACATCGTCGAGTACGCGCTGCCATTCGACATGCTCGGCGAAGTGGTCGAGGCGCTGATCGTCGGACGGCGGCTCGATGAAGTGTTCGAGTACCGGCGGCGCAAGGTGGCGGAGATTCTCGGCGAGATGCAATGA
- a CDS encoding IS630 family transposase (programmed frameshift), which yields MKRYKVTLTHEERQDLEAISSKGSHAAQTVLNALILLACDEGKFQKQRSINETIAQVLNVSMKTIDRVKKRFVEDGLDAVLTRKPSSRTFHPRVDGDLEARLIALSCSEPPVGHKRWSLRMLADKVVELEYVDQISHETVRQALKKNELKPWKVEGWVIPPQQDGDFVAQMESVLELYKLPYDPLYPVVCMDESPKQLIAETRIPVPSKPGQLARHDYEYSRKGVCNIFIATEPLAGKRMVSVTAQWTKQDWAKFLETIERQYRHAEKITLVMDNLNTHKPGSLYETFKPKKARALLERFEFVYTPKHGSWLNMAEIELRVLSGQCLNRRIDTITEVRRHVVAWETERNNKEAVINWRFTTEDARIKLKWLYPSF from the exons ATGAAGCGATACAAGGTGACCCTGACTCATGAAGAGCGCCAAGACCTTGAAGCCATAAGCAGCAAGGGATCGCACGCAGCACAAACCGTTCTGAACGCCCTTATTCTGCTTGCCTGCGACGAGGGTAAATTCCAAAAGCAACGATCAATCAATGAGACGATTGCCCAAGTTCTGAACGTGAGCATGAAAACCATTGATCGAGTCAAAAAACGTTTTGTCGAAGATGGCTTAGATGCCGTATTAACCAGAAAACCATCGTCAAGAACGTTTCATCCAAGGGTTGACGGTGATCTCGAGGCCCGTCTGATTGCCTTGAGCTGTTCTGAGCCTCCGGTCGGTCACAAACGCTGGTCGCTGCGCATGCTTGCCGACAAGGTGGTTGAACTGGAGTATGTTGATCAGATCTCCCATGAAACCGTTCGACAGGCGTTAAA AAAAAACGAACTCAAGCCCTGGAAAGTCGAAGGCTGGGTGATTCCGCCACAACAGGATGGCGATTTCGTTGCCCAGATGGAAAGCGTTCTGGAGTTATACAAACTCCCGTATGACCCCTTGTATCCGGTAGTGTGCATGGACGAGTCGCCGAAACAGTTGATTGCAGAAACCAGAATTCCAGTTCCATCAAAACCGGGTCAGTTGGCCCGTCATGATTACGAATACAGCCGGAAAGGTGTCTGTAACATCTTCATCGCGACCGAGCCATTAGCAGGTAAACGCATGGTGAGCGTAACCGCCCAGTGGACGAAACAGGACTGGGCAAAATTCCTTGAAACGATTGAGCGCCAGTATCGTCATGCCGAAAAAATCACATTGGTAATGGACAACCTGAACACCCATAAGCCAGGTTCGCTTTATGAGACCTTCAAGCCCAAGAAAGCCCGCGCATTGCTGGAACGATTCGAATTCGTCTATACCCCGAAACACGGTAGCTGGCTCAACATGGCCGAGATAGAACTGAGGGTTCTTTCGGGTCAGTGCCTGAATCGTCGGATCGATACCATTACTGAAGTGCGGCGTCATGTTGTCGCTTGGGAGACAGAACGAAACAACAAAGAAGCGGTGATCAACTGGCGTTTCACCACTGAGGATGCACGGATTAAACTTAAATGGCTCTATCCGTCATTTTAG
- the cyoA gene encoding ubiquinol oxidase subunit II, translating into MAKSLTNKQSYSTGIRVFGLFFAALFLTGCSNVELFQPKGPVARDEALLISTAFALMLIVVIPVFVLAIWIAIRYRASGNNADYRPEWAKSMKLEFLIWSVPIAIVLALAWLSWTSTYRLDPYKPIPSEAQPLRVEVVSLDWKWLFIYPDYHVATVNEIVLPANTPLNFRLTSATVMTSFFIPQLGSQMYAMAGMQTQLHLLADETGVFDGHNQEFSGTGYATMHFKAVVTTPEQFNAWIQNARKSPKALSMAEYEALNEPGGDHPVTIYSSVESGLFDRIVGQFTGWKNADAPMKPAMQQKATERD; encoded by the coding sequence GTGGCGAAAAGTTTAACGAACAAACAGAGTTATTCAACCGGGATCAGGGTTTTCGGCCTGTTTTTCGCGGCGCTGTTCCTGACCGGTTGCAGCAACGTGGAGCTCTTTCAGCCAAAAGGGCCGGTCGCTCGCGATGAGGCGCTCCTGATCTCCACGGCGTTCGCGCTGATGCTGATTGTCGTGATTCCGGTTTTCGTGCTGGCGATCTGGATCGCCATCCGCTACCGGGCCTCCGGCAACAACGCGGACTACCGGCCAGAGTGGGCGAAATCGATGAAGCTCGAATTCCTTATCTGGTCAGTCCCCATTGCCATTGTTCTGGCCCTCGCCTGGCTGAGCTGGACGAGCACCTACCGGCTCGATCCCTATAAACCGATTCCCTCAGAGGCGCAACCGCTGCGGGTTGAGGTCGTTTCGCTGGACTGGAAATGGCTCTTCATCTACCCCGATTACCACGTCGCCACGGTCAACGAGATCGTGCTGCCGGCGAACACGCCTCTGAATTTCCGCCTCACCTCCGCCACGGTCATGACCTCGTTCTTCATTCCTCAACTCGGAAGCCAGATGTACGCGATGGCCGGAATGCAAACGCAATTGCATCTTCTGGCGGATGAAACCGGAGTTTTCGACGGACATAACCAGGAGTTCAGCGGCACGGGGTACGCGACCATGCACTTCAAAGCGGTAGTGACAACTCCGGAACAGTTCAATGCCTGGATACAAAACGCCCGGAAAAGCCCGAAAGCGTTGAGCATGGCGGAGTACGAGGCGCTGAACGAACCCGGCGGCGATCATCCCGTGACGATCTACTCGTCGGTCGAGTCCGGCCTGTTCGACCGCATTGTCGGGCAGTTCACCGGGTGGAAGAATGCAGACGCACCGATGAAACCAGCAATGCAACAGAAAGCAACGGAGCGAGACTGA
- the cyoE gene encoding heme o synthase encodes MAKRIKAYLQLTKPRITVLVILTTVAGYLFAGGASVLDSRLRYLVAASVLGCSGSAVLNQYLERDFDARMRHTCKRPIPAGLIEPVQALNFGILLVLAGVIVASVKVNLLAAFLILLTAFIYIVIYTPMKRVSWLSTSIGAISGALPPLTGWGAASGAIAPKAWILFLILFLWQHPHFYAIGWMYREDYATGGFKILSVIDSEGRRAFRHILIFTLLLVPVSVLPYVFGLSGIRYGVGSLLLGIMPLVFSVKLFFSRSDSDTRSLFKATLAYLPALMIVMILDSVL; translated from the coding sequence ATGGCCAAACGAATCAAAGCCTATCTCCAATTGACAAAGCCGCGCATTACGGTTCTGGTCATTCTGACAACCGTTGCGGGCTACCTGTTCGCCGGAGGCGCGAGCGTTCTGGACTCGCGCCTGCGGTATCTCGTCGCCGCATCCGTCCTCGGCTGTTCAGGCTCCGCCGTTTTGAATCAGTACCTGGAGCGCGACTTCGACGCCAGAATGCGTCACACCTGCAAGAGGCCGATACCGGCAGGGCTGATCGAGCCGGTTCAGGCGCTGAATTTCGGCATCCTTCTCGTTCTCGCTGGCGTAATCGTCGCCTCTGTGAAGGTGAATTTGCTGGCCGCTTTTCTGATTCTCTTGACCGCGTTCATCTATATCGTCATCTACACGCCGATGAAGCGGGTGAGCTGGCTGAGCACCAGTATCGGCGCGATTTCCGGCGCATTGCCGCCGCTGACCGGATGGGGCGCGGCTTCGGGAGCGATCGCCCCAAAAGCGTGGATACTGTTCCTGATCCTTTTCCTGTGGCAGCATCCCCATTTTTACGCGATTGGCTGGATGTATCGCGAAGACTACGCTACCGGTGGGTTCAAAATACTCTCCGTGATCGATAGCGAGGGGCGCAGGGCATTCAGGCACATCCTGATCTTTACGCTGCTGCTCGTGCCCGTTTCCGTGCTGCCGTATGTTTTTGGATTGTCCGGCATCCGGTACGGCGTCGGCTCGCTGCTGCTCGGCATCATGCCGCTCGTTTTCAGCGTCAAACTCTTTTTTTCGCGCTCCGACAGCGACACCCGCAGCCTGTTCAAAGCCACCCTGGCCTATCTTCCGGCGCTGATGATCGTGATGATTCTGGACAGCGTTTTGTAG
- a CDS encoding NAD(P)/FAD-dependent oxidoreductase: protein MKTKPHVLILGGNFAGLQVARHIRDYVKPEDAAITVVDKRSYLLFIPNIPLEILENKNPDSSMHLPLAPVLDKDETRFIQAAVLDIDVESKKVTIQPTERPGSTTDVLGYDYLVIALGNRLAFDKIEGFAEYGHSVTDGFYANKLRRYLHEGDYKGGPIAIGSARFHQGTKGKLDFIPIAKAACEGPPVEMALSLASWLKHHEKGGPEKITIFTPAEMIAEDAGKKIVGQLLDIAGGMGFGYKNKLEDINRIGKDGIEFANGDSIEAEVKLIFPDWTPHEFLKGLPISDEEGFVITNRQMKNPDYPEVYAAGDAAACTVPKLGSIGHHQSYIVARQLARDLGALTDEEANDELYNPEVICYSDMGDGKAFYIHSNVWFGGDTEILKMGRLYYDLKLGFKTSYFAMGGKVPHWQWKMGTWMGDKI from the coding sequence ATGAAAACCAAACCGCATGTTCTGATTCTTGGGGGCAACTTTGCCGGATTGCAGGTCGCCCGTCACATCCGCGACTATGTGAAACCGGAGGATGCCGCGATCACGGTGGTCGATAAACGGTCGTATCTGCTCTTCATCCCCAACATCCCGCTCGAAATCCTCGAAAACAAAAATCCCGACAGCAGCATGCACCTGCCGCTGGCTCCGGTGCTCGACAAAGACGAAACCCGCTTCATCCAGGCCGCCGTGCTCGACATCGACGTCGAAAGCAAAAAGGTGACCATCCAGCCCACCGAACGGCCCGGCTCGACCACCGATGTGCTCGGCTACGACTACCTGGTCATCGCCCTCGGCAACCGCCTCGCGTTCGACAAGATCGAGGGCTTCGCGGAATACGGCCACAGCGTAACCGATGGATTTTACGCCAACAAGCTCCGGCGTTACCTGCATGAGGGCGACTACAAGGGCGGCCCGATCGCGATCGGCTCGGCGCGATTCCATCAGGGAACCAAAGGCAAGCTCGACTTCATACCGATAGCCAAGGCCGCCTGCGAGGGGCCGCCGGTCGAGATGGCGCTGTCGCTCGCTTCGTGGCTGAAGCATCACGAAAAGGGCGGGCCGGAGAAGATCACGATCTTCACGCCAGCCGAGATGATCGCCGAAGACGCGGGCAAAAAGATCGTGGGGCAACTGCTTGACATCGCGGGCGGCATGGGCTTCGGCTACAAAAACAAGCTCGAAGACATCAATCGGATCGGCAAGGATGGCATCGAGTTCGCCAACGGCGACTCCATCGAGGCCGAGGTGAAGCTGATCTTCCCGGACTGGACGCCGCACGAATTTCTGAAAGGGTTACCGATCTCTGACGAAGAGGGGTTCGTCATCACCAACCGGCAGATGAAAAACCCGGACTATCCCGAGGTCTATGCCGCCGGTGACGCCGCCGCCTGCACGGTACCGAAGCTCGGCTCCATCGGCCACCACCAGTCCTACATCGTCGCCCGGCAACTGGCCCGCGACCTCGGCGCGCTCACGGACGAAGAGGCCAACGACGAACTCTACAACCCGGAGGTGATCTGCTACAGCGACATGGGCGACGGCAAAGCCTTCTACATCCACTCGAACGTCTGGTTCGGCGGCGACACTGAAATTCTGAAGATGGGCCGCCTCTACTACGACCTCAAGCTCGGCTTCAAAACCTCCTACTTCGCGATGGGCGGCAAGGTTCCGCACTGGCAGTGGAAGATGGGCACCTGGATGGGCGACAAGATTTAG
- the cyoC gene encoding cytochrome o ubiquinol oxidase subunit III, whose translation MQNSVASTMDSAAAEWTQPDHAEIKGFGFWIYLMSDLVIFAILFATFMVLGQNYAGGPGPKQLFDLPYLFVETMLLLTSSVAYGFAMVAMQQEKTTAVQAGLVAAFLLGAGFVAMEIHEFQGMILAGNGPSRSGFLSSFFALVGTHGTHVSFGLLSMAVMMIQVTAKGFTAGVRSRLMRLSLFWHFLDIVWVGVFTVVYLRGVL comes from the coding sequence ATGCAAAACAGTGTGGCATCGACGATGGATTCAGCGGCGGCAGAATGGACACAGCCGGATCATGCCGAAATCAAAGGGTTCGGGTTCTGGATTTACCTGATGAGCGATCTTGTGATCTTCGCGATCCTGTTCGCCACGTTTATGGTGCTGGGCCAAAACTACGCAGGAGGCCCCGGCCCGAAACAGCTCTTTGACCTTCCGTATCTTTTTGTGGAAACGATGCTCTTGTTGACCAGCAGCGTCGCCTATGGATTTGCGATGGTGGCGATGCAGCAGGAGAAGACAACGGCGGTACAGGCCGGACTCGTGGCGGCGTTTCTTCTGGGCGCGGGATTCGTGGCGATGGAGATTCACGAATTTCAGGGAATGATTCTGGCCGGAAACGGCCCGTCCCGCAGCGGCTTTCTGTCATCCTTTTTTGCCCTCGTCGGCACGCACGGCACGCACGTGAGCTTCGGTTTGCTGTCGATGGCCGTGATGATGATTCAGGTGACGGCAAAAGGATTTACCGCCGGAGTTCGCTCTCGCCTGATGCGCCTGAGCTTGTTCTGGCACTTTCTGGACATCGTCTGGGTAGGCGTCTTTACGGTTGTGTATCTGCGTGGCGTCCTGTAA
- the cyoB gene encoding cytochrome o ubiquinol oxidase subunit I produces MFGRLSIHDIPIDKPIIMSAVIGSLALATIIIVLITYFKKWPYLWNEWLTSLDHKKIGIMYIVFAMVMMLRGVSDATLMRSQQALAAGANLGFLTPHHFDQIFGSHGTIMILFVAMPFLTGLMNIVVPQQIGARDVAFPLMNSISLWLTAAGGMLVMISLGVGEFTNAGWSGLAPLFEKPFNPGPGVDYWMWAVQVAGVGSTLTGINFLVTIIKMRAPGLTFMRLPLFVWTSLATVVLVILAFPVLTTALFFLALDRNLGMHFYTNNLGGNMMLWNNLFWMWGHPEVYIVILPAFGVYSEVVATFSRKRLFGYTSLVYATAVIMFLSFTVWLHHFFTMGNTPGVNVAFSIATMLIAIPTGVKIYDWLFTMYRGRITFSVPMHWTMGFLMVFVVGGMTGVLMSIPPADFVVHNSLFLIAHFHNVLIPGALFGYFAGYQYWFPKAFGFQLDEKWGKRAFWGWCIGFLLAFMPLYMLGFMGMPRRMAHYDNLAWHPLLIVAAVGAFTILFGVLSLVIQLVVSIRNRKSNADLTGDPWDGRTLEWATASPPAEYNFAVIPTVHGLDEFWDKKERGVAYERPEKYEDIHLPKNVPHGVFIGAFALAFGFAMVWYIWWLAAASMVGIIGTVIAVASSDDTEYVIPAAEVERIEEERFRAIAAARDSTET; encoded by the coding sequence ATGTTTGGCAGACTGTCGATACACGATATACCGATCGACAAACCGATCATCATGTCGGCGGTCATCGGTTCTCTGGCGCTGGCTACGATCATTATCGTTCTGATCACGTATTTCAAAAAGTGGCCCTATCTGTGGAACGAATGGTTGACCAGCCTCGATCATAAAAAAATCGGCATCATGTACATCGTTTTCGCGATGGTGATGATGCTGCGCGGCGTTTCCGACGCCACGCTGATGCGCTCGCAACAGGCGCTGGCGGCTGGCGCGAACCTCGGCTTTCTGACACCGCATCATTTCGACCAGATTTTCGGTTCGCACGGCACCATCATGATTCTTTTCGTGGCGATGCCGTTTCTGACCGGGCTGATGAACATCGTCGTGCCGCAACAGATCGGGGCGCGCGACGTCGCCTTTCCGCTCATGAACTCCATCAGTCTCTGGCTGACCGCGGCGGGCGGAATGCTGGTCATGATTTCACTCGGCGTTGGCGAATTCACCAATGCCGGCTGGTCGGGCCTCGCGCCTCTTTTCGAGAAGCCGTTCAACCCCGGCCCGGGCGTCGATTACTGGATGTGGGCGGTTCAGGTGGCAGGCGTCGGCTCCACGCTGACCGGCATCAACTTCCTCGTGACGATCATAAAAATGCGCGCGCCGGGCCTCACCTTCATGCGCCTGCCGCTCTTCGTCTGGACTTCGCTGGCCACCGTCGTGCTGGTCATTCTCGCCTTTCCGGTGCTCACGACCGCGCTCTTCTTCCTGGCACTCGACCGTAACCTCGGGATGCACTTCTACACCAACAATCTGGGCGGCAACATGATGCTGTGGAACAACCTGTTCTGGATGTGGGGCCATCCGGAGGTGTACATCGTCATTCTGCCTGCCTTCGGCGTCTATTCCGAAGTGGTGGCGACCTTTTCCAGAAAGCGGCTTTTCGGCTACACTTCGCTCGTTTACGCCACGGCGGTCATCATGTTTCTGTCGTTCACGGTCTGGCTGCACCACTTTTTCACGATGGGCAACACCCCCGGCGTGAACGTCGCCTTCAGCATCGCGACCATGCTGATCGCCATTCCGACCGGCGTCAAGATTTACGACTGGCTCTTTACGATGTATCGCGGGCGGATCACCTTTTCCGTGCCGATGCACTGGACGATGGGCTTTCTGATGGTGTTCGTCGTTGGCGGCATGACCGGCGTGCTGATGTCGATCCCCCCGGCTGATTTCGTGGTGCACAACAGCCTGTTCCTGATCGCGCACTTCCATAACGTGCTGATTCCCGGTGCGCTGTTCGGCTATTTTGCCGGTTATCAGTACTGGTTCCCCAAAGCCTTCGGGTTCCAGCTGGATGAAAAGTGGGGCAAGCGCGCCTTCTGGGGCTGGTGCATCGGTTTTCTGCTGGCCTTCATGCCGTTGTACATGCTCGGTTTCATGGGAATGCCCCGGCGCATGGCGCACTACGATAATCTTGCCTGGCATCCGTTGCTGATCGTTGCCGCCGTGGGGGCATTCACGATCCTGTTCGGCGTTCTCTCGCTCGTGATCCAGCTTGTCGTCAGCATCAGAAACCGGAAGAGCAATGCCGACCTGACCGGCGACCCGTGGGACGGCCGCACGCTTGAGTGGGCAACCGCCTCACCGCCCGCGGAGTACAATTTCGCCGTCATCCCCACGGTTCACGGCCTCGATGAGTTCTGGGACAAAAAAGAGCGCGGCGTCGCGTATGAGCGGCCCGAAAAATACGAGGACATCCACCTGCCCAAAAATGTTCCGCACGGCGTGTTCATCGGCGCTTTCGCGCTCGCGTTCGGATTCGCGATGGTCTGGTACATTTGGTGGCTGGCGGCAGCGAGCATGGTCGGCATCATCGGCACCGTCATCGCGGTTGCCTCTTCAGACGACACGGAGTATGTGATTCCGGCAGCAGAGGTCGAGCGCATCGAAGAGGAGCGCTTCCGGGCCATCGCCGCAGCGCGGGATTCAACGGAGACGTAA
- the cyoD gene encoding cytochrome o ubiquinol oxidase subunit IV gives MKEAHTENTATAHLTYKNYMIGFVLAVCLTIISFGLVWMNVVSKLIAVTGIFVAAAAQIAVHLHYFLHLDRSRAQRWNVISIAFTALLLFVFIAGTIWVLYTLNRRMM, from the coding sequence ATGAAAGAGGCTCATACCGAAAACACGGCCACCGCGCATTTGACATACAAAAACTATATGATCGGGTTCGTGCTTGCGGTTTGCCTGACCATCATATCATTCGGGCTGGTCTGGATGAATGTCGTGTCAAAACTGATTGCCGTCACCGGGATATTTGTAGCCGCCGCCGCGCAAATAGCCGTCCATCTGCACTACTTTTTACACCTCGACCGCTCACGTGCGCAGCGCTGGAATGTAATCTCGATAGCCTTTACGGCACTCTTGCTGTTCGTCTTCATCGCCGGAACCATCTGGGTTCTGTACACTTTGAACAGGCGGATGATGTGA
- a CDS encoding TonB-dependent receptor plug domain-containing protein translates to MNKRTLAILMAAMLASPTLHAEETGSDYLGNEIVVTSSRVPQPKKELTSNVTIITKEEINESSASDLSELLAEKNLGHIQKYPGTLTSVGIRGFRTESHGNDLMGKVLVLLDGRRAGTGNLAKIMTANVERIEIIKGPAAVQYGSAAIGGVINVITAKGSGAPSASIEQKIGSNDFSMTEATIQGKTGRFDYSGSISKSDSGSYKTAKGVTYPNTGYEDQKLASLNVGYEIADGHRIGMIVHSFDVDKAGSPSYFSSPNLRAYTVQNNHSVDFRYDGATSSRNFSWMARYFTGKDEYRYVDPSWGYQSSNKIDQQGAQAQVTWQPGALRLTTGFDWLKYELNSTLKPSWASYENPAGFVLGKYGFFDDRLIVTGGVRYDDYRVNMKAIEGTSRSKDNFAHQAGVAWQATDFLKLRGSYAEGFRMPSERELAANITSWGKTYIGNPDLKPESSETWEVGMDLNWKGLNGSLTWFSTDYTDMIQTKQTAPSTYTYRNIGSATVSGIEAELSKVFALDSSSWTLEPYAGYTYLLQYRDNQSGDDLLYTPQWNASTGLRVHDGRGFNGAFNLAYTGKTFVQNYETGSGEVVSKGGFTVVDLSVSKKFPFGGKGVKGPGITVRAEVNNLFDRDYQYVKGYPMPGRTFVFGLKADI, encoded by the coding sequence ATGAACAAACGAACGCTCGCCATCCTCATGGCAGCAATGCTCGCCAGCCCTACGCTCCACGCCGAAGAGACCGGTTCGGATTATCTCGGTAACGAAATCGTCGTCACGTCGAGCCGGGTGCCTCAGCCGAAAAAAGAGCTGACCTCGAACGTTACGATCATCACCAAAGAGGAGATTAACGAGTCGTCGGCCAGCGATCTGAGTGAACTCCTCGCCGAGAAAAATCTCGGACACATCCAGAAATATCCCGGCACTTTGACCTCCGTCGGCATCCGCGGTTTCAGGACGGAATCCCACGGCAACGACCTCATGGGCAAGGTGCTCGTGCTGCTCGATGGCCGCCGTGCCGGCACCGGCAACCTCGCCAAAATCATGACGGCCAACGTTGAGCGTATCGAGATCATCAAGGGACCAGCGGCCGTGCAGTATGGTTCCGCAGCGATCGGCGGCGTGATCAACGTGATTACGGCAAAAGGCTCGGGTGCGCCATCGGCGTCGATCGAGCAGAAAATCGGCAGCAACGATTTCTCCATGACCGAGGCGACCATTCAGGGAAAAACCGGGCGCTTCGACTATTCCGGCAGCATCTCGAAATCCGATTCCGGAAGCTACAAAACGGCCAAAGGAGTCACCTACCCGAATACCGGTTATGAAGATCAGAAGCTGGCGAGTCTGAATGTGGGTTACGAGATTGCCGACGGTCACCGGATTGGCATGATCGTTCACTCCTTCGATGTGGACAAGGCTGGTTCGCCGAGCTATTTCAGCTCGCCCAATCTCCGTGCCTATACGGTTCAGAACAACCACTCCGTCGATTTCAGGTACGATGGCGCGACCTCCAGCCGCAACTTTTCATGGATGGCTCGCTACTTCACCGGAAAGGACGAGTACCGCTATGTTGATCCGAGCTGGGGGTATCAAAGCAGCAACAAAATCGACCAGCAAGGAGCGCAGGCGCAGGTTACCTGGCAGCCGGGCGCGCTCAGGCTCACGACCGGATTTGACTGGCTGAAGTACGAACTCAATTCGACCTTGAAGCCGAGCTGGGCTTCCTATGAAAATCCCGCCGGTTTCGTTCTCGGCAAGTACGGATTTTTCGATGATCGCCTGATCGTGACAGGCGGCGTGCGTTACGACGACTATCGCGTCAACATGAAAGCGATCGAAGGCACGTCGAGGAGCAAGGACAATTTCGCGCATCAGGCCGGAGTGGCGTGGCAGGCAACCGATTTCCTCAAGCTCAGAGGCTCGTATGCCGAAGGTTTCAGGATGCCGTCGGAGCGTGAGCTTGCCGCCAATATCACCAGCTGGGGGAAGACCTACATCGGCAATCCCGATCTCAAGCCGGAATCGAGCGAAACCTGGGAAGTCGGTATGGACCTTAACTGGAAAGGACTCAATGGTTCGCTGACCTGGTTCAGCACCGATTATACGGACATGATCCAGACCAAACAAACAGCTCCATCGACCTATACCTATCGCAACATTGGCAGTGCCACGGTTTCCGGAATCGAAGCTGAACTCTCGAAGGTGTTCGCTCTCGACAGCTCCTCGTGGACGCTTGAACCATATGCCGGGTACACCTACCTTTTGCAGTATCGTGACAACCAGAGCGGCGACGATCTGCTTTACACGCCGCAGTGGAACGCCAGTACCGGACTGAGAGTGCATGACGGACGCGGCTTCAACGGCGCGTTCAACCTTGCCTACACCGGCAAAACCTTTGTCCAGAACTATGAGACCGGCTCTGGCGAAGTGGTGTCGAAAGGCGGATTTACGGTGGTTGATCTTTCCGTCTCGAAGAAATTTCCGTTCGGCGGCAAGGGCGTGAAAGGGCCGGGAATCACGGTCAGGGCCGAAGTCAACAACCTCTTCGACCGCGATTACCAGTATGTCAAGGGCTATCCGATGCCTGGCCGTACCTTCGTTTTCGGTCTGAAGGCGGATATCTGA
- a CDS encoding ABC transporter substrate-binding protein codes for MKKIIMTLLLLLFAGAAARAEGRIVSQSPYITDTLRSLGLENRIAGVSRYDDLDLPKTGGVTDPDPAAIAALHPGYLFLSDWTSPDVCKRVTPPGAKCVVLHGFKSMSEIGGNIRAICDVLGIEGGDEKAAAFERQWRKAAAEVNGGGRRVLILSSCQGNPFSFGVNTYLYDLFTAAGFKVVEDYPTIRHVAPTELIGSVWELVEEKKPEIVFVLQKDGYECPVRIPEGDYQIVRLDGPRFTSPSPKILDGLEELKWRFGVRNQKLKSK; via the coding sequence ATGAAAAAAATCATCATGACGCTGCTGCTCCTGCTTTTTGCGGGAGCAGCGGCGCGGGCGGAGGGGCGGATTGTCAGCCAGTCGCCCTACATTACCGACACCTTGCGCTCGCTCGGTCTCGAAAACCGCATTGCGGGGGTGAGCCGCTATGACGATCTTGACCTGCCGAAGACTGGCGGCGTGACCGATCCCGATCCGGCGGCCATCGCGGCGCTGCATCCCGGCTATCTCTTTCTCTCCGACTGGACAAGCCCCGATGTTTGCAAGCGAGTGACGCCGCCGGGCGCGAAGTGCGTCGTGCTGCACGGCTTCAAGAGCATGAGCGAGATTGGCGGGAACATTCGCGCCATCTGCGATGTGCTTGGCATCGAAGGCGGCGACGAGAAGGCTGCCGCGTTCGAGCGGCAGTGGCGCAAGGCGGCGGCAGAGGTCAACGGCGGCGGGCGGCGGGTGCTGATCCTGTCGAGCTGCCAGGGCAATCCGTTCTCGTTCGGCGTCAACACCTACCTGTACGACCTCTTCACGGCGGCGGGATTCAAGGTGGTCGAGGACTATCCGACGATCCGCCATGTCGCGCCGACGGAGCTGATCGGCAGCGTCTGGGAGCTGGTCGAGGAGAAAAAGCCGGAGATCGTTTTCGTGCTTCAGAAGGACGGCTACGAATGCCCTGTGCGGATTCCCGAGGGCGACTACCAGATCGTGCGCCTCGATGGGCCGCGCTTTACGTCGCCATCGCCAAAAATTCTTGACGGACTCGAAGAGCTGAAGTGGCGATTCGGGGTTCGTAACCAGAAACTGAAATCGAAATGA